The Vigna unguiculata cultivar IT97K-499-35 chromosome 6, ASM411807v1, whole genome shotgun sequence genome contains a region encoding:
- the LOC114187744 gene encoding peroxidase A2-like — MRISVVAVLCAVVMHGVSCGDLSSTYYDTTCPNLYSIVYGVINNAYLSDPRIAANLLRLHFHDCFVQGCDGSVLLNNTDTIESEQDASPNVNSLRGLDVVNNIKTAVEDSCPETVSCADILAIAAEVGSVLGGGPSWSVLLGRRDSLTANRTLAGINLPAPHFTLYQLQQSFAVQGLNTTDLVSLSGAHTFGQAHCNNFINRLYNFNYTGNPDPTLNTTYLEALREICSVGLDNLADLDLTTPKQFDNKYYSNLQYQNGLLQSDQELFSTSDADTVALVNRFSTDQSVFFDNFVVSMIKMGNTSVLTEDEGEIRLQCNFVNGDSSGLVGVVSKAQKLKLAAKSK, encoded by the exons ATGCGTATATCAGTAGTAGCAGTGTTGTGTGCAGTAGTGATGCATGGAGTGTCATGTGGAGATTTGAGTTCTACTTACTACGACACAACATGCCCTAATCTATATTCCATTGTCTATGGAGTCATCAACAACGCTTACCTCTCTGATCCCCGCATTGCTGCCAACCTCCTCAGGCTTCATTTTCATGATTGCTTTGTTCAG GGTTGTGATGGATCAGTTTTGCTGAACAACACTGATACCATAGAAAGCGAGCAAGATGCAAGTCCAAATGTGAATTCATTAAGGGGTTTGGATGTTGTGAATAACATCAAGACTGCAGTGGAAGATAGTTGTCCAGAGACAGTTTCTTGTGCTGATATTCTTGCTATTGCAGCTGAAGTAGGTTCTGTTCTG GGAGGAGGTCCATCATGGTCAGTTCTATTAGGAAGAAGGGATAGCTTAACGGCAAACAGAACCCTTGCCGGTATAAACCTTCCCGCACCACACTTCACACTTTATCAACTTCAACAATCTTTTGCTGTCCAAGGTCTCAACACCACTGATTTAGTTTCACTCTCAg GTGCACATACGTTTGGACAAGCTCACTGCAACAATTTCATCAACAGGTTATACAATTTCAACTACACTGGAAATCCAGATCCAACTCTGAATACCACTTACTTGGAAGCACTGCGTGAGATATGCTCCGTAGGTTTGGATAACCTCGCCGATTTGGATCTGACCACACCTAAGCAATTCGATAACAAATACTACTCCAATCTTCAGTACCAGAATGGCCTGCTTCAGAGCGACCAAGAACTCTTCTCCACTTCCGATGCTGATACCGTTGCCCTTGTCAACAGATTCAGCACTGACCAAAGTGTTTTCTTCGACAACTTCGTAGTTTCAATGATAAAAATGGGTAATACTTCAGTGCTGACAGAAGATGAAGGAGAAATTCGGTTGCAGTGTAATTTTGTGAATGGAGACTCCTCTGGTTTAGTTGGTGTGGTATCCAAGGCTCAAAAACTGAAGCTCGCAgcaaaatccaaataa
- the LOC114188044 gene encoding peroxidase A2-like — protein sequence MGCMRVVLVAVLCAFGLHAGFSVTNAQLSPTFYRTTCPNLFNIVFQVIFQASNNDPRIGASLVRLHFHDCFVQGCDASVLLNNTATIESEQDALPNNNSIRGLDVVNNIKTALENSCPGTVSCADILAIAAQIGSVLGGGPGWQVLLGRRDSLTANRSLANQNLPAPFFNLTQLKASFAVQGLNTTDLVALSGGHTFGRAHCSTFNNRLYNFNNTGNPDPTLNTTYLATLRLICPQNATGNNLTNLDLTTPDQFDNKYYSNLQQLNGLLQSDQELFSTPGADTIPIVNSFSSNQNTFFANFVASMIKMGNIGVLTGTAGEIRTQCNFVNGNSLGLASVASKDPKENMVSQS from the exons ATGGGTTGTATGCGTGTAGTACTAGTGGCAGTGTTGTGTGCATTTGGTTTGCATGCAGGGTTTTCTGTCACTAATGCTCAGCTTAGTCCTACGTTCTACAGAACAACATGTCCAAATCTATTCAATATTGTGTTTCAAGTCATCTTTCAAGCTTCCAACAACGATCCCAGAATTGGAGCCAGCCTCGTGAGGCTTCATTTTCATGATTGCTTTGTTCAA GGTTGTGATGCATCAGTTTTGTTGAACAACACTGCTACCATAGAAAGCGAGCAAGATGCACTTCCAAATAACAATTCGATAAGGGGGTTGGACGTGGTCAATAACATCAAGACAGCGCTGGAAAATAGTTGTCCAGGGACAGTTTCTTGTGCTGATATTCTTGCCATTGCAGCTCAAATAGGTTCTGTTCTC GGAGGAGGTCCAGGATGGCAAGTTCTATTAGGAAGAAGAGATAGTTTAACAGCAAACAGAAGCCTTGCAAATCAAAACCTCCCTGCTCCTTTCTTCAACCTCACTCAACTCAAAGCATCATTCGCTGTTCAAGGTCTCAACACCACTGATTTAGTAGCACTCTCAG GTGGTCATACGTTTGGAAGAGCTCACTGCAGCACATTCAACAACCGATTATACAACTTCAACAACACCGGAAACCCTGATCCAACTCTGAATACAACTTACTTAGCAACACTGCGTCTGATATGTCCCCAGAACGCAACTGGGAATAACCTCACCAATTTGGACCTCACCACACCTGATCAATTTGATAACAAGTACTACTCCAATCTACAGCAACTCAATGGCTTACTTCAGAGCGACCAGGAACTCTTCTCTACTCCTGGTGCTGATACCATTCCCATTGTCAATAGCTTCAGCAGTAACCAAAACACTTTCTTTGCCAACTTTGTGGCGTCAATGATAAAAATGGGAAACATTGGAGTGCTCACAGGAACTGCTGGAGAAATTCGCACCCAGTGTAATTTTGTCAATGGAAACTCGCTTGGATTAGCTAGTGTGGCGTCCAAAGATCCTAAGGAAAACATGGTTTCTCAATCTTAA
- the LOC114188043 gene encoding peroxidase A2-like yields the protein MGSMSAVVVAVLCAFAMHAGFLVTNAQLSPTFYNETCPTLNDIVFNVVSNASLTDPRIGASLLRLHFHDCFVQGCDGSVLLNNTDTIQSEQDAIPNLNSLRGLDVVNNIKTAVEDSCPETVSCADILAIAAEVGSVLGGGPSWDVLLGRRDSLNASQALANTSLPAPFFTIDQLNASFAAQGLNLTDLVTLSGAHTFGRARCSTFINRLYSFNNTGNPDPTLNTTYLATLQAICPQNATVDNITNLDLTTPDQFDNNYYSNLQQLNGLLQSDQELFSTTGADTVPLVNSFSADQSAFFANFVVSMIKMGNIGVLTGTDGEIRTQCNFVNANSSATLLLAGVASKVNLVAQSK from the exons ATGGGTTCCATGAGTGCAGTAGTAGTGGCAGTGTTGTGCGCATTTGCGATGCATGCAGGGTTTTTAGTCACTAATGCTCAGCTCAGTCCCACGTTCTACAACGAAACATGTCCAACGTTAAACGATATTGTGTTTAATGTGGTCTCAAATGCTTCCCTCACCGATCCCCGAATCGGTGCCAGCCTCCTCAGGCTTCACTTTCATGATTGCTTTGTTCAA GGTTGCGATGGATCAGTTTTGCTGAACAACACTGATACCATACAAAGCGAGCAAGATGCAATTCCAAATCTCAATTCATTAAGGGGTTTGGATGTGGTGAATAACATCAAAACAGCAGTGGAAGATAGTTGTCCAGAGACAGTTTCTTGTGCTGATATTCTGGCTATTGCAGCTGAAGTAGGTTCTGTTCTG GGAGGTGGTCCATCATGGGATGTTCTATTAGGAAGAAGGGATAGCTTAAACGCAAGTCAAGCTCTTGCAAATACAAGTCTTCCAGCACCATTCTTCACAATTGATCAACTCAACGCTTCTTTTGCAGCTCAAGGTCTTAACCTCACCGATTTAGTCACTCTCTCAG GTGCTCATACATTTGGAAGAGCTCGTTGCAGCACATTCATAAACCGATTATACAGTTTCAACAACACCGGAAACCCTGATCCAACCCTAAACACAACTTACTTAGCCACATTGCAAGCGATATGCCCTCAGAATGCAACTGTGGATAACATCACTAATTTGGACCTCACCACACCAGATCAATTCGATAACAACTACTACTCCAATCTTCAGCAACTCAATGGCTTGCTTCAGAGCGACCAAGAACTCTTCTCCACCACCGGTGCTGATACCGTTCCCCTTGTCAACAGTTTCAGCGCTGACCAAAGTGCTTTCTTTGCCAACTTTGTAGTGTCAATGATAAAAATGGGAAACATTGGAGTGCTCACAGGAACTGATGGAGAAATTCGCACCCAATGTAATTTTGTCAATGCAAACTCCTCTGCAACATTATTATTAGCTGGTGTGGCCTCCAAAGTGAACCTTGTTGCTCAATCTAAGTAA
- the LOC114187743 gene encoding 30-kDa cleavage and polyadenylation specificity factor 30: protein MEDSEGVLSFDFEGGLDTAPSAAAAPSGPLVQHDSSAAASAVSNGGPPAPAPSATDPAAVNVPGRRSFRQTVCRHWLRSLCMKGDACGFLHQYDKARMPVCRFFRLYGECREQDCVYKHTNEDIKECNMYKLGFCPNGPDCRYRHAKSPGPPPPVEEVLQKIQHLYSYNYNSSNKFFQQRGSSYAQQAEKSQLPQGTNSTNQVVAGKPLPAESGNAQPQQPVQQSQQQVSQSQMQNVANGQPNQASRSATPLPQGISRYFIVKSCNRENLELSVQQGVWATQRSNESKLNEAFDSVENVILIFSVNRTRHFQGCAKMTSRIGGSVAGGNWKYAHGTAHYGRNFSVKWLKLCELSFHKTRHLRNPYNENLPVKISRDCQELEPSIGEQLASLLYLEPDGELMAVSVAAESKREEEKAKGVNPDNGGENPDIVPFEDNEEEEEEESDEEEESFGHGVGPAGQGRGRGRGMMWPPHMPLGRGARPMPGMQGFNPVMMGDGLSYGPVAPDGFGMPDLFGVGPRAFAPYGPRFSGDFGGPPAAMMFRGRPSQPGMFPGGGFGMMMNPGRGPFMGGMGVAGANPPRGGRPVNMAPMFPPPPPLPQNTNRLAKRDQRVSDRNDRYGSGSEQGKSQDMLSQSGAPDDEMQYQQGYKGNQDDHPAVNNFRNDDSESEDEAPRRSRHGEGKKKRRGPEDVNTNYNH from the exons ATGGAGGATTCCGAGGGAGTCCTCAGCTTCGATTTCGAGGGCGGCCTCGACACCGCTCCCTCCGCCGCTGCCGCTCCCTCCGGCCCGCTCGTCCAACACGACTCCTCCGCTGCCGCTTCCGCCGTGTCCAACGGAGGCCCTCCTGCTCCGGCTCCCTCCGCAACGGACCCCGCAGCCGTCAACGTTCCCGGCCGGCGGAGCTTCCGGCAGACGGTATGCCGGCACTGGCTGCGCAGCCTGTGCATGAAGGGCGACGCGTGCGGCTTTCTGCACCAGTACGACAAGGCGCGGATGCCTGTGTGCAGATTCTTCAGGCTCTACGGAGAGTGTCGGGAACAGGATTGCGTTTATAAACACACGAATGAAGACATCAAGGAGTGTAACAT GTACAAGTTGGGATTTTGTCCTAATGGTCCTGATTGCCGATATAGGCATGCAAAATCTCCTGGACCTCCACCTCCTGTTGAAGAGGTCCTTCAGAAGATCCAACATTTATATTCCTACAATTATAATTCATCTAACAAATTTTTCCAACAAAGGGGTTCTAGCTATGCCCAACAAGCTGAAAAATCCCAGCTTCCTCAAGGAACTAATTCTACAAATCAAGTGGTGGCTGGAAAACCATTACCAGCAGAGTCGGGAAATGCCCAGCCACAGCAACCAGTTCAACAGTCTCAGCAGCAGGTCAGCCAGAGCCAAATGCAAAATGTTGCTAATGGCCAGCCTAATCAAGCCAGTAGATCTGCTACCCCTTTACCTCAAGGAATATCTAG gtattttattgttaaaagtTGCAATCGTGAAAATTTGGAGTTATCTGTACAACAAGGAGTATGGGCAACTCAAAGGAGCAATGAATCCAAACTAAATGAAGCATTTGACTCTGTGGAAAATGTGATATTGATTTTCTCAGTCAACCGTACTAGACATTTCCAG GGTTGTGCAAAGATGACATCTAGAATTGGTGGTTCTGTTGCTGGGGGTAACTGGAAATATGCTCATGGAACTGCACATTATGGGCGAAACTTCTCAGTTAAATGGTTGAAG TTATGTGAACTGTCTTTCCACAAAACTCGTCATTTAAGAAATCCATACAATGAAAACTTACCAGTGAAG ATAAGTAGGGATTGTCAGGAGCTGGAGCCCTCTATTGGAGAGCAACTGGCATCGTTGCTTTATCTTGAGCCAGATGGTGAACTTATG GCCGTTTCAGTTGCAGCCGAGTCTAAACGggaagaagaaaaggcaaaGGGAGTGAATCCAGATAACGGAGGAGAAAATCCAGATATTGTTCCATTTGAAGACaatgaagaagaggaagaggaagaaagtgaCGAAGAAGAGGAGAGCTTTGGTCATGGTGTAGGGCCAGCTGGTCAAGGCAGGGGTAGGGGCAGAGGAATGATGTGGCCACCTCATATGCCTCTTGGGCGTGGAGCCCGACCCATGCCTGGAATGCAGGGCTTTAACCCTGTAATGATGGGTGATGGGTTATCCTATGGGCCAGTTGCACCTGATGGTTTTGGTATGCCAGATCTTTTTGGTGTGGGACCGCGTGCTTTCGCACCATACGGTCCCAGGTtctctggtgattttggaggtCCCCCGGCCGCCATGATGTTTCGTGGGCGACCTTCTCAACCAGGGATGTTTCCGGGTGGTGGGTTTGGGATGATGATGAATCCTGGACGTGGTCCCTTCATGGGGGGAATGGGGGTTGCAGGGGCAAATCCACCGAGAGGTGGCAGGCCGGTTAATATGGCTCCAATGTTTCCGCCACCTCCACCCCTACCTCAGAACACAAACCGTCTTGCCAAAAGAGATCAAAGAGTTAGTGATAGAAATGATAGGTATGGTTCGGGATCAGAGCAGGGTAAGAGTCAAGACATGCTGAGTCAAAGTGGTGCACCTGATGATGAGATGCAGTATCAGCAAGGATACAAAGGCAACCAGGATGATCATCCTGCTGTGAACAACTTCCGGAATGATGACAGTGAAAGTGAGGATGAAGCACCTAGGAGGTCAAGGCATGGCGAAGGGAAAAAGAAAAGGCGAGGCCCAGAAGATGTCAATACAAACTACAATCATTAG